The following is a genomic window from Candidatus Omnitrophota bacterium.
GCGGCGATGTCCTTGATGGACTGGAATTTGCTGATCTCCTTCTCATCCAATTTTACACCAAACTCCTTCTCTAAAGCAATACGTATCTCCACCATTTCGGTTGAGTCAACTCCGATGCCTTCGTAAAGTTTCGCGCCTGTGTCAATATTGGCGTTCCTGAGCCCCAGCAATTTTACTATCATGTCTTTTACTTGCGTCTCAATCTCCATAGATACCCTCCTATGCCTTCTTTAATATCAATGCCGAGTTGATGCCGCCCCTGCCGCGGGAAATAACCAGGGCGTTATTGATCTCCCGGGCAACGCCTTTATCTCTGATAAAATTCAGGTCCGCTCCCTTAACCGGCTCCTTCAGGTTTACCATCGGAGGAAGCATGCTGTTTTCCATGGCCAGTATGGTGATTATAATGTCAACCGCGCCGGAGGCGCCCAGAAGATTACCCAGCATGGTCTTTGGCGCGCTTACCGGAATGGTTGCCGCTTTCTCGGCGAATACATCCTTTATGGCATTGATCTCGCTTGTGTCGCCGTCAACAGTAGCCGCTCCGTCAAGGCAAATGTAATCTATTTCCCGCGGCTTGATGCCGGCGCCTTGAAGCGCTATCTTTATGGCGCGCGCAAGCTGCCTGCCTGAGGCGTCCGCCTTTATCCTGTCTACCCCGTCGCAGGTCGCCCCGTATCCGGACACATACGCGCTGATATGCGCTCCTCTTTTTCTGGCGCGCTCTTCGCTTTCCATGATCATAATGCCGGCGCCCTCGCCTATGACAAAACCGTCCCGCTTTTCATCAAACGGCCTGTATGCCGCCTGCGGATCGGCGTTATTCGCGCTTAAGGCGCCGTAGCTGTTGCAGCATAACAGCGCGTAAGGCGTAACCGGCGCCTCCATTCCTCCGGCGAGGATAAAATCCAGCCGGTCTTTTTCCAGCGTCTTTTTGGCATAGCCGATGGCCATGAGGGAGGAGGCGCGGTCAGAGACGACCGTCTTGGAAAACCCCTTTATGCCGTAATAGATGGAAACCTGCCCCTGCGGCGCGGCAGGGAACCAGGCAGATGCCATATACGGGCTGACGCCTTCGCGGCC
Proteins encoded in this region:
- a CDS encoding beta-ketoacyl-[acyl-carrier-protein] synthase family protein; protein product: MMKRIVVTGIGIVAPAGTGKRPFWANIKNGRSFVRAITRFDASKYPSRIAGQIEDLDAYSHLSERLLKKIDTFSHLALIASEQALQDAKIDVQKENPNNIGIFMGNAIGGWLYAETELRDLYMEGREGVSPYMASAWFPAAPQGQVSIYYGIKGFSKTVVSDRASSLMAIGYAKKTLEKDRLDFILAGGMEAPVTPYALLCCNSYGALSANNADPQAAYRPFDEKRDGFVIGEGAGIMIMESEERARKRGAHISAYVSGYGATCDGVDRIKADASGRQLARAIKIALQGAGIKPREIDYICLDGAATVDGDTSEINAIKDVFAEKAATIPVSAPKTMLGNLLGASGAVDIIITILAMENSMLPPMVNLKEPVKGADLNFIRDKGVAREINNALVISRGRGGINSALILKKA
- a CDS encoding acyl carrier protein, whose product is MEIETQVKDMIVKLLGLRNANIDTGAKLYEGIGVDSTEMVEIRIALEKEFGVKLDEKEISKFQSIKDIAAIIGSKKA